A single Leptidea sinapis chromosome 2, ilLepSina1.1, whole genome shotgun sequence DNA region contains:
- the LOC126975155 gene encoding zinc finger protein 239-like — protein sequence MKEENIPIHKTITNNNKIITSIKTKAPFKKTTKNIKTSKKIVSGNINKKISDVEMKLIDEISQIESEKSGSNLGTHGNTEISNVTEFDNKNNSISITMKRYSCSACGMSFNRSHDLRIHNRMHTGEKPYSCDVCGKSFNRSSGLMTHTIIHSDEKPYSCNVCGKNFNRPGHLKTHYTIHTGEKPYSCNICGKNFNRSTELNRHAKTHSGEKPYSCNECGKSFSQYGNLRTHSKIHSREKLYSCGVCDKSFSLSKELKAHTKIHCGEKPYSCNICGRSFKRSSHLKTHNAVHTGEKPYSCNICGKNFNRTTDLKRHTKIHSDEKPNSCNETGKSSSQSSNLKSHSEIRSREKPYSCDNVVKVSLSLVI from the coding sequence aacaacaaaataattaccTCAATCAAAACGAAAGCgccgtttaaaaaaactaccaaGAACATAAAAACAAGTAAGAAAATAGTATCTGGAAACATAAACAAGAAAATATCGGATGTAGAAATGAAATTAATCGATGAAATTTCGCAGATTGAAAGTGAAAAATCCGGTTCAAATTTGGGAACACATGGCAACACTGAAATTAGTAATGTTACAGAATTtgataataaaaacaacagtATAAGTATAACAATGAAACGGTATTCGTGCAGCGCATGTGGCATGAGTTTTAATCGATCTCATGATTTGAGGATACATAATAGAATGCATACCGGTGAAAAGCCGTATTCATGTGATGTATGTGGTAAAAGTTTTAATCGATCCAGCGGTTTAATGACTCATACTATAATACATAGTGATGAAAAACCGTATTCATGCAATGTATGTGGTAAAAATTTTAACCGACCTGGTCATTTGAAGACACATTATACAATACATACAGGTGAGAAGCCATATTCATGTAATATATGTGGTAAGAATTTTAATCGATCTACCGAATTAAATAGACACGCTAAAACACATAGCGGTGAAAAGCCGTATTCATGTAACgaatgtggtaagagtttcagtcAATATGGTAATTTGAGAACTCATAGTAAAATACATAGCCGTGAAAAATTATATTCATGTGGTGTTTGTGATAAGAGTTTTAGTCTATCTAAAGAATTGAAGGCTCATACTAAAATACATTGTGGTGAAAAACCATATTCATGcaatatatgcggtagaagttTTAAGCGATCTAGTCACTTGAAGACACATAATGCGGTACATACAGGTGAAAAGCCGTACTCATGCAATATATGTGGTAAGAATTTTAATCGAACTACCGATTTAAAGAGGCACACCAAAATTCATAGCGACGAAAAGCCGAATTCATGTAATGAGACTGGTAAGAGTTCCAGTCAATCTAGTAATTTAAAGAGTCATAGTGAAATTCGTAGccgtgaaaagccatattcatGTGATAATGTGGTAAAAGTTTCATTGAGTCTAGTGATTTGA